A single window of Intrasporangium calvum DSM 43043 DNA harbors:
- the coxB gene encoding cytochrome c oxidase subunit II, which translates to MHLVPEHEDTPVRTATPASSGRRRGLRLAGLATVSAVALAGCQGQVSNGFMPQAISDSGERVTDLWVGSWIAVLAVGMITWGLMLYAAVRFRRRKGDDTLPVQLRYNVPVELLYTIIPVFMVAVFFYYTARDEAALTDNSKTPDVTISVVGKQWSWDFNYVDSDVYETGVHTQLTGEEGTREQMPVLYLPVNQRVQFVLNSRDVIHSFWVPAFMTKLDMIPGKTNRLQIVPTQTGEFQGKCAELCGAYHSEMLFMVKVVSQEEYDQQMARLAELGQTGQLPVDASREDLVKGDAELIPEPARTGSN; encoded by the coding sequence GTGCACCTGGTGCCTGAGCACGAAGACACCCCGGTGAGGACCGCGACGCCGGCGTCGTCCGGCCGACGCAGGGGCCTGCGCCTCGCGGGTCTGGCGACGGTGAGCGCCGTGGCGCTGGCCGGCTGCCAGGGGCAGGTTTCCAACGGCTTCATGCCCCAGGCGATCTCCGACAGCGGCGAGCGAGTCACGGACCTGTGGGTCGGCAGCTGGATCGCCGTGCTCGCCGTCGGCATGATCACGTGGGGCCTCATGCTCTACGCCGCCGTGCGTTTCCGCCGCCGCAAGGGCGACGACACCCTGCCCGTGCAGCTGCGCTACAACGTCCCCGTCGAGCTGCTCTACACCATCATCCCCGTCTTCATGGTCGCCGTGTTCTTCTACTACACGGCCCGCGACGAGGCGGCGCTCACGGACAACAGCAAGACCCCGGACGTGACCATCAGTGTCGTGGGCAAGCAGTGGAGCTGGGACTTCAACTACGTCGACTCCGACGTCTACGAGACGGGCGTGCACACCCAGCTGACCGGCGAGGAGGGGACCCGCGAGCAGATGCCCGTCCTCTACCTGCCGGTGAACCAACGGGTCCAGTTCGTGCTCAACTCCCGCGACGTCATCCACAGCTTCTGGGTGCCCGCCTTCATGACCAAGCTCGACATGATCCCGGGCAAGACCAACCGCCTCCAGATCGTGCCCACCCAGACCGGAGAGTTCCAGGGCAAGTGCGCGGAGCTCTGCGGCGCCTACCACTCCGAGATGCTCTTCATGGTCAAGGTGGTCTCCCAGGAGGAGTACGACCAGCAGATGGCCCGACTCGCGGAGCTCGGCCAGACCGGCCAGCTCCCCGTCGACGCCAGCCGTGAGGACCTCGTCAAGGGAGACGCCGAGCTGATCCCCGAACCTGCTCGTACCGGGAGCAACTGA
- a CDS encoding aminotransferase class V-fold PLP-dependent enzyme has translation MANQSPRAPVRRRLLDAAAGPLHPVARETLSAALEAGWADPARLHAEGRRAAALLARAREVLAEGLGVRPAEVSFLPSGPTALVRAVDGVLYAAERRGARTVASAVEHSAILVPGRARAARSGAADRFAEVRVTPRGAVDLGAWAEALAVPGTVAAALQAANGEVGTRQPLEEAWALTEPSGIPLVVDATASLGRDATPVAWDVLVGDARSWGGPPLGVLVVREGTRWHWPGAWPDVEHGRTDVTPWVPLALAAAEAWQQTAASRPADAAAARDLVERIRAAASAVPDTEVVGDSVDRLPHVVTFSSLYVDGEALVGAFDRQGLAVASGSACTSSTLEPSHVLAAMGTLTHGNVRVTLPLGAVSPGREEDVEVLCTILGPTVREVRGELGVAGL, from the coding sequence GTGGCGAACCAGTCTCCGAGGGCTCCCGTGCGGCGGCGTCTGCTCGACGCGGCGGCAGGTCCGCTGCACCCGGTGGCGCGCGAGACGCTGAGCGCCGCCCTCGAGGCGGGTTGGGCGGACCCCGCGCGCCTCCATGCCGAGGGCCGCCGGGCCGCTGCGCTGCTGGCCCGCGCGCGGGAGGTCCTGGCTGAGGGGCTGGGCGTCAGACCCGCGGAGGTGAGCTTCCTCCCGAGCGGTCCCACCGCGCTGGTGCGGGCGGTCGACGGCGTGCTGTATGCCGCTGAGCGCCGTGGCGCTCGGACCGTGGCCTCCGCGGTGGAGCACTCCGCGATCCTCGTCCCGGGTCGGGCGCGGGCGGCCCGTTCCGGGGCCGCGGACCGCTTCGCCGAGGTGCGCGTCACCCCCAGAGGGGCCGTCGACCTCGGCGCCTGGGCGGAGGCCCTCGCCGTGCCGGGAACGGTGGCGGCAGCCCTCCAGGCCGCGAACGGCGAGGTCGGGACGCGACAGCCGCTGGAGGAAGCGTGGGCGCTGACCGAGCCCAGCGGCATACCCCTCGTGGTGGACGCGACGGCGTCCCTGGGTCGCGATGCGACACCGGTTGCGTGGGACGTCCTGGTGGGGGACGCCCGGTCGTGGGGAGGCCCCCCGCTCGGCGTCCTCGTCGTCCGGGAGGGGACCCGCTGGCACTGGCCCGGCGCCTGGCCGGACGTCGAGCACGGACGGACCGACGTGACGCCCTGGGTCCCCCTCGCGCTGGCCGCTGCGGAGGCCTGGCAGCAGACCGCCGCCTCGCGGCCGGCCGACGCCGCCGCGGCTCGGGACCTGGTCGAACGGATCCGCGCGGCGGCTTCCGCCGTCCCCGACACCGAGGTCGTGGGTGACTCCGTCGACCGGCTCCCCCACGTCGTCACGTTCTCGAGTCTCTACGTCGACGGTGAGGCGCTCGTCGGCGCCTTCGACCGGCAGGGCCTCGCCGTGGCGAGCGGCTCGGCCTGCACCTCCAGCACGCTCGAGCCGAGCCATGTCCTGGCTGCCATGGGCACACTGACGCACGGCAACGTGCGGGTGACCCTGCCGCTCGGAGCGGTGAGCCCGGGCCGCGAGGAGGACGTCGAGGTCCTCTGCACCATTCTCGGACCCACGGTCCGGGAGGTCCGCGGCGAGCTGGGCGTGGCCGGGCTGTGA
- a CDS encoding sulfurtransferase TusA family protein has product MTPEHVVDARGKRCPLPVIELARYVADHPGAGTVVLLATDPAAAHDVPAWCRMRGHRFVGQRPAGDHTELVVELVARPADP; this is encoded by the coding sequence GTGACTCCCGAGCACGTCGTCGACGCCCGGGGCAAGCGCTGCCCGCTTCCCGTGATCGAGCTCGCCCGCTACGTCGCGGACCACCCCGGCGCCGGCACGGTGGTCCTGCTGGCCACCGACCCGGCGGCGGCCCACGACGTCCCCGCGTGGTGCCGGATGCGCGGTCACCGCTTCGTGGGCCAGCGGCCCGCTGGCGACCACACGGAGCTCGTCGTCGAGCTCGTGGCCCGGCCGGCTGACCCCTGA
- the aat gene encoding leucyl/phenylalanyl-tRNA--protein transferase, with translation MPTSPPPSTPWDFDLDRLPPEEDLIGVGADLDVATLYAAYTIGVFPMGIGEHGAEPIGWWSPDPRGILRMGDLRVTRSLRKSRAKFEIRVDTAFEQVVLACGDPRRSGRWITPRIVEAYVHLHEAGWAHSIETWQAGQLVGGLYGVAIGGLFAGESMFHAVRDASKVALVGLHELLAQDGDPRRLIDVQWQTDHLATLGVTEVPRDEYRRLLAVALEAPLPAPWA, from the coding sequence GTGCCCACGTCTCCGCCGCCCTCCACCCCGTGGGACTTCGACCTCGACCGACTGCCACCGGAGGAGGACCTCATCGGCGTCGGCGCCGACCTCGACGTCGCCACGCTGTACGCGGCCTACACGATCGGTGTCTTCCCCATGGGGATCGGCGAACACGGCGCGGAGCCGATTGGCTGGTGGTCTCCGGACCCGCGCGGAATCCTGCGGATGGGCGACCTCAGGGTCACCCGGTCGCTGCGCAAGTCGCGGGCGAAGTTCGAGATCCGGGTCGACACCGCCTTCGAGCAGGTCGTCCTCGCGTGTGGGGACCCGAGGCGGTCCGGTCGCTGGATCACGCCCCGGATCGTCGAGGCCTACGTCCACCTCCATGAGGCGGGGTGGGCGCACTCCATCGAGACCTGGCAGGCCGGACAGCTCGTCGGTGGGCTGTACGGGGTCGCCATCGGTGGGCTCTTCGCCGGAGAGTCGATGTTCCACGCGGTGCGTGACGCGTCGAAGGTCGCCCTCGTCGGCCTCCACGAGCTCCTCGCGCAGGACGGCGACCCGCGTCGCCTCATCGACGTGCAGTGGCAGACCGACCACTTGGCCACGCTGGGAGTGACCGAGGTGCCGAGGGACGAGTACCGCCGGCTCCTCGCGGTGGCCCTGGAGGCCCCGCTGCCGGCACCGTGGGCCTGA
- a CDS encoding carbohydrate kinase family protein, with amino-acid sequence MQIAITGSIATDHLMTFEGLFADSLVVEQLDKISLSFLTQDLQVRRGGVAANIAFGMASLGQRPILVGAVGEDFTDYRSWLERHGVDCHSVHYSESHHTARFICTTDQDMAQIATFYAGAMTEARDIELAPVADRVGGLDLVVIGANDPIAMQRHSEECRSRGIPFAADPSQQLAFLDGDGIAGLIDGAEYLFTNEYEAAIACQKTGWSEDDLADRVRVQVKTQGKDGVTVRVRGEEPVHVGAAREVRKADPTGVGDAFRAGFLTGLAADLPVRRCAELGSMLATYVIETVGTQEYSVRKADFLERLAEAYGDESADEVGPHIECERP; translated from the coding sequence GTGCAGATCGCGATCACCGGTTCCATCGCCACCGACCACCTGATGACCTTCGAGGGGCTCTTCGCCGACTCGCTCGTGGTCGAGCAGCTGGACAAGATCTCCCTGTCCTTCCTCACGCAGGACCTGCAGGTCCGGCGCGGTGGTGTGGCAGCCAACATCGCCTTCGGGATGGCGTCGCTCGGCCAACGGCCGATCCTCGTCGGCGCGGTGGGGGAGGACTTCACCGACTACCGCTCCTGGCTCGAGCGACACGGGGTCGACTGCCACTCCGTGCACTACTCCGAGTCCCACCACACGGCGCGGTTCATCTGCACGACGGACCAGGACATGGCTCAGATCGCGACGTTCTACGCCGGCGCCATGACCGAGGCGCGCGACATCGAGCTCGCGCCGGTCGCCGACCGCGTCGGCGGCCTCGACCTCGTCGTCATCGGGGCCAACGACCCGATCGCGATGCAGCGCCACTCCGAGGAGTGCCGCTCGCGGGGCATCCCCTTCGCCGCCGACCCCTCGCAGCAGCTCGCGTTCCTCGACGGCGACGGGATCGCCGGCCTCATCGACGGAGCCGAGTACCTGTTCACCAACGAGTACGAGGCCGCGATCGCCTGCCAGAAGACCGGCTGGAGCGAGGACGACCTCGCCGACCGGGTGCGCGTCCAGGTCAAGACCCAGGGCAAGGACGGGGTGACCGTCCGGGTCCGCGGCGAGGAGCCGGTCCACGTCGGGGCAGCCCGCGAGGTCCGCAAGGCCGACCCCACCGGTGTCGGTGACGCCTTCCGGGCCGGGTTCCTGACCGGCCTCGCGGCCGACCTTCCGGTGCGCCGGTGCGCAGAGCTCGGCTCGATGCTCGCGACCTACGTCATCGAGACGGTCGGGACGCAGGAGTACTCCGTGCGAAAGGCCGACTTCCTCGAGCGGCTCGCCGAGGCCTACGGGGACGAGTCCGCGGACGAGGTCGGTCCCCACATCGAGTGCGAGCGGCCCTGA
- a CDS encoding helix-turn-helix transcriptional regulator has product MSIPPPDGAVEQPGFGPSRARVLAALRELGGPATAAELAGRLGTHPNTARFHLEALCVAGVVSREREDRTVPGRPRTHYVAGPAPGGSRRSYRLLAEILAAQLGTSAPDPGGTAARAGRAFGRAAGAGRRHVGSDLAAAGLVVDTLSGMGFTSLPSREDPDRIRIDVTSCPFLEVATQHLDVVCAVHRGLMEGLLEATGAPLRVASLEPLVRPTHCVAHLERAVQGNGHGVVPAPTG; this is encoded by the coding sequence GTGAGCATCCCGCCGCCTGACGGAGCCGTGGAGCAGCCCGGGTTCGGACCCTCCCGGGCACGCGTGCTGGCCGCCCTCCGGGAGCTTGGCGGGCCCGCGACCGCAGCCGAGCTGGCGGGCCGGCTCGGCACTCACCCGAACACCGCGAGGTTCCACCTCGAGGCGTTGTGCGTGGCCGGTGTCGTGTCCCGGGAACGCGAGGACCGCACGGTGCCCGGTCGTCCGCGCACGCACTACGTCGCCGGGCCTGCGCCTGGCGGGTCGCGCCGCAGCTACCGGCTGCTCGCGGAGATCCTCGCCGCCCAGCTCGGGACCTCCGCCCCCGACCCCGGGGGAACGGCAGCGCGGGCCGGGCGGGCCTTCGGCAGGGCCGCCGGCGCCGGTCGACGCCACGTCGGCTCCGACCTCGCGGCCGCCGGCCTCGTCGTCGACACGCTGTCGGGAATGGGGTTCACGTCGCTTCCGTCGCGCGAGGACCCCGACCGGATCCGGATCGACGTCACCTCGTGCCCCTTTCTCGAGGTGGCCACCCAGCACCTCGACGTCGTGTGCGCCGTCCACCGCGGGCTCATGGAGGGCCTGCTCGAGGCGACCGGCGCTCCGCTCCGGGTCGCGAGCCTCGAGCCCCTCGTCCGGCCGACCCACTGTGTCGCCCACCTCGAGCGGGCGGTGCAGGGGAACGGCCATGGCGTCGTCCCGGCGCCGACAGGCTAG
- a CDS encoding DsbA family oxidoreductase translates to MGTNREGSADTPVSGFTVWGDFTCPWSHLAWRRCVLLAEAVVSVDWRTVAHERWRHLDPAAHRSRLEDLHREVQLVRQHLQPGESLPHSTNGHVPFTGAATSAYAEAYASGVARVVRERLFEAFWDEGVDLDDPRVLRSLLAADLRGSASSSEPVWRWGLACDVTGGPISSDAWHLVRDWRSQWRELGGTVPTVLAGGQTIVGVEAVDWLGAQLKSRGLGTWDDRAREHPAA, encoded by the coding sequence ATGGGCACGAACCGCGAGGGTTCAGCGGACACCCCGGTCTCCGGGTTCACCGTGTGGGGCGACTTCACCTGTCCCTGGAGCCACCTCGCCTGGCGACGTTGCGTGCTGCTGGCCGAGGCCGTGGTGTCCGTCGACTGGAGGACCGTCGCGCACGAGCGGTGGCGTCATCTGGACCCAGCGGCCCACCGCAGCCGCCTCGAGGACCTGCACCGGGAGGTCCAGCTGGTCAGGCAGCACCTCCAACCGGGCGAGTCGCTGCCCCACAGCACCAACGGCCACGTGCCGTTCACGGGCGCGGCGACGTCCGCCTACGCCGAGGCGTACGCGAGCGGAGTGGCTCGAGTCGTGCGGGAACGGCTGTTCGAGGCCTTCTGGGACGAGGGTGTCGACCTCGACGACCCTCGGGTCCTGCGGTCGCTCCTTGCCGCAGACCTGAGGGGCAGCGCATCGAGCTCTGAGCCGGTGTGGCGCTGGGGCCTGGCCTGCGACGTCACCGGCGGGCCCATCTCGAGCGACGCGTGGCACCTGGTGCGCGACTGGCGCTCCCAATGGCGCGAGCTCGGCGGCACCGTGCCCACCGTGCTCGCCGGCGGCCAGACGATCGTGGGCGTCGAGGCGGTCGACTGGCTGGGGGCGCAGCTGAAGAGCCGCGGCCTCGGGACGTGGGACGATCGAGCGCGTGAGCATCCCGCCGCCTGA
- the fdxA gene encoding ferredoxin, which produces MTYVIGSPCIDVKDRACVEECPVDCIYEGQRSLYIHPDECVDCGACEPVCPVEAIFYEDDLPPDLEPYLQDNADFFEETMAGQAEPLGSPGGAAAVGTLPFDTPLVTAFPPRATASPD; this is translated from the coding sequence ATGACCTACGTGATCGGCAGTCCGTGCATCGACGTCAAGGACCGGGCCTGCGTGGAGGAGTGTCCCGTCGACTGCATCTACGAAGGGCAGCGGTCGCTCTACATCCACCCCGACGAGTGCGTCGACTGCGGCGCCTGCGAGCCGGTCTGCCCGGTCGAGGCGATCTTCTACGAGGACGACCTGCCCCCCGACCTGGAGCCCTACCTGCAGGACAACGCCGACTTCTTCGAGGAGACCATGGCGGGGCAGGCCGAGCCCCTCGGGTCGCCGGGAGGAGCCGCGGCCGTCGGGACGCTCCCGTTCGACACCCCGCTCGTCACCGCGTTCCCCCCACGCGCCACCGCGTCGCCGGACTGA
- the erpA gene encoding iron-sulfur cluster insertion protein ErpA, with amino-acid sequence MSVETNASATEADLAQTEAPAHGVILTDVAASKVKSLLEQEGRDDLRLRVGVQPGGCSGLIYQLYFDERTLDGDLVRDYDGVEVVVDRMSSPYLEGATIDFADTIEKQGFTIDNPNAGSSCACGDSFS; translated from the coding sequence ATGAGTGTCGAGACGAACGCTTCCGCCACTGAGGCCGACCTGGCCCAGACAGAGGCTCCCGCCCACGGTGTCATCCTCACCGACGTGGCCGCTTCGAAGGTCAAGAGCCTGCTCGAGCAGGAGGGCCGCGACGACCTCCGCCTTCGGGTGGGCGTCCAGCCCGGCGGCTGCTCGGGTCTGATCTACCAGCTCTACTTCGACGAGCGCACGCTCGACGGTGACCTGGTCCGCGACTACGACGGCGTCGAGGTCGTCGTCGACCGGATGAGCTCGCCCTACCTCGAGGGCGCGACGATCGACTTCGCCGACACGATCGAGAAGCAGGGCTTCACGATCGACAACCCCAACGCGGGCAGCAGCTGCGCCTGCGGCGACTCCTTCAGCTGA
- a CDS encoding glycerate kinase has translation MYVLIAPDCFTGTLTAGQAAAAMADGWLRAAPHDSVELVPLSDGGPGFVEVLAADLDGAVHALVVSDPLGRPTPATLLLVGDVAYIECAQAAGLHLLAAEERDPTRTTTFGVGELVGAALDLGARRIVVGLGGSGTNDAGAGLLAALGVGSRERLGAGGLALSGTTADDLAGLDEARARFRGVDLVIASDVDSPLLGLKGASAVFGPQKGASEEQAQALESALGHFASMVSRVRPPAKDLLTGAAIRPEREPGAGAAGGLGYALHLLGARRVSGIEAVLEAVGFERHVAQADLVVTGEGSLDWQSLHGKVVVGVADAAARGGVPVVAVPGRSELGRRDAMAAGLAGVYPVVERPEQLEDALANPSETLAARVARVAQTWSPAGS, from the coding sequence GTGTACGTCCTCATCGCTCCCGACTGCTTCACCGGAACCCTGACCGCCGGGCAGGCGGCCGCCGCCATGGCCGACGGCTGGCTCCGCGCCGCACCGCACGACAGCGTCGAGCTCGTGCCGCTCTCGGACGGCGGGCCCGGGTTCGTCGAGGTCCTGGCCGCCGACCTCGACGGTGCGGTGCACGCCCTCGTCGTCTCGGACCCCCTCGGGCGTCCGACCCCCGCCACCCTGCTGCTGGTCGGCGACGTGGCCTACATCGAGTGCGCGCAAGCCGCCGGGCTGCACCTGCTCGCCGCCGAGGAACGGGACCCGACCCGGACGACGACCTTCGGAGTGGGGGAGCTCGTGGGCGCCGCCCTCGACCTCGGCGCTCGTCGCATCGTCGTGGGCCTGGGCGGCTCGGGCACCAACGACGCCGGTGCCGGCCTGCTGGCGGCGCTCGGTGTCGGCTCCCGGGAGCGGCTCGGGGCCGGTGGCCTCGCGCTGTCGGGCACGACTGCGGACGACCTCGCCGGTCTCGACGAGGCGCGCGCCCGCTTCCGCGGGGTCGACCTGGTCATCGCCAGTGACGTCGACTCGCCGCTGCTCGGCCTCAAGGGGGCGAGCGCCGTCTTCGGCCCGCAGAAGGGCGCGTCCGAGGAGCAGGCCCAGGCCCTCGAAAGCGCGCTGGGGCATTTCGCGAGCATGGTGTCCCGGGTCCGGCCGCCGGCGAAGGACCTGTTGACCGGCGCCGCCATCCGGCCGGAGCGAGAGCCCGGCGCCGGGGCGGCGGGGGGCCTCGGCTATGCGCTGCACCTGCTCGGTGCGCGGCGGGTCTCGGGCATCGAGGCCGTCCTCGAGGCGGTCGGCTTCGAGCGTCACGTCGCGCAGGCCGACCTCGTCGTCACCGGGGAGGGGTCCCTCGACTGGCAGTCGCTCCACGGCAAGGTCGTCGTCGGCGTGGCCGACGCTGCCGCCCGCGGGGGCGTCCCGGTCGTCGCCGTCCCAGGCCGGTCGGAGCTCGGCCGCAGGGACGCCATGGCTGCCGGGCTGGCCGGTGTCTACCCCGTCGTGGAGCGGCCGGAGCAGCTCGAGGACGCCTTGGCGAACCCGTCGGAGACGCTTGCCGCGCGCGTCGCCCGGGTGGCGCAGACGTGGTCCCCGGCCGGCTCCTGA
- the nadA gene encoding quinolinate synthase NadA, with the protein MTTDTAPASAPLPLLVLGQGTDLRTERGVECPGDLPAPSDPDLVERARAAKAALGDRVFVLGHHYQRSEVIQFADVTGDSFKLAREAAARPDAPYIVFCGVHFMAESADILTSDEQTVILPDLAAGCSMADMAAIAQVEDAWEQLEAAGIAQRTIPVTYMNSSAAIKAFTGRHGGTVCTSSNARTALEWAFDEVGGVVGEGKVLFLPDQHLGRNTAVRELGLSLDDCVVWDPHRPNGGLTPEQLAGARMILWRGHCSVHGRFTVDAVETARREIPGVKVIVHPECQYEVVQLADEVGSTEKIIQTIAAAPDGTAWVVGTELNLVKRLAEQFPGQRIAFLEKNVCYCSTMNRIDLPHLVWALESLVDRRVVNPITVDPQVAADARIALDRMLALPGTTHKD; encoded by the coding sequence ATGACGACGGACACGGCGCCCGCCTCCGCACCCTTGCCCCTGCTCGTCCTCGGACAGGGCACCGACCTGCGCACCGAGCGCGGCGTGGAGTGTCCGGGCGACCTGCCGGCGCCCTCCGACCCCGACCTCGTCGAGCGCGCCCGCGCGGCCAAGGCCGCTCTCGGCGACCGGGTCTTCGTCCTCGGCCACCACTACCAGCGGAGCGAGGTCATCCAGTTCGCCGACGTCACCGGCGACTCCTTCAAGCTCGCGCGCGAGGCCGCCGCCCGGCCCGACGCGCCCTACATCGTCTTCTGCGGCGTCCACTTCATGGCCGAGTCGGCCGACATCCTCACGAGCGACGAACAGACCGTCATCCTCCCCGACCTCGCCGCCGGCTGCTCCATGGCCGACATGGCCGCGATCGCCCAGGTCGAGGACGCCTGGGAGCAGCTCGAGGCCGCGGGCATCGCCCAGCGGACGATCCCGGTCACCTACATGAACTCCTCCGCCGCGATCAAGGCGTTCACCGGCCGGCACGGCGGCACCGTCTGCACGAGCTCCAACGCCCGCACCGCGCTCGAGTGGGCCTTCGACGAGGTCGGCGGGGTGGTGGGCGAGGGCAAGGTGCTCTTCCTGCCCGACCAGCACCTCGGGCGCAACACGGCAGTCCGCGAGCTGGGACTCTCGCTCGACGACTGCGTCGTGTGGGACCCGCACCGCCCCAACGGCGGCCTGACCCCGGAGCAGCTCGCCGGCGCGCGGATGATCCTCTGGCGGGGGCACTGCTCGGTGCACGGCCGGTTCACCGTCGACGCGGTCGAGACCGCCCGCCGCGAGATCCCCGGAGTCAAGGTCATCGTCCACCCTGAGTGCCAGTACGAGGTCGTGCAGCTCGCTGACGAGGTTGGCTCGACGGAGAAGATCATCCAGACCATCGCGGCCGCACCCGACGGCACCGCCTGGGTCGTCGGTACCGAGCTCAACCTCGTCAAGCGCCTCGCCGAGCAGTTCCCGGGCCAGCGGATCGCCTTCCTCGAGAAGAACGTCTGCTACTGCTCGACGATGAACCGCATCGACCTGCCGCACCTCGTCTGGGCTCTCGAGTCGCTCGTCGACCGCCGTGTCGTCAACCCGATCACCGTGGACCCGCAGGTCGCGGCGGATGCCCGGATCGCGCTCGACCGGATGCTCGCGCTGCCCGGCACGACCCACAAGGACTGA
- a CDS encoding metallophosphoesterase family protein → MASGARRQDRVAVISDVHGNVTALEAVLADIEARGITRVLNLGDVVGKGPRGSEAVKLSRETCEVTVRGNWDTFISRNAVQPFAGGQFARDELSDEDVRWLAALPNAHELVMSGQRIRLFHASQTSEFVRVRVRHTREEFLGMFTNTDFTGDFRAGPSPAGTTPDVVGYGDIHSTFLEADEGLTLFNAGAVGNHLDAPTAPYVLLEGKLGSLEPEGFSISFVRVPYDIEAEIAVARDVGMPDVEAYALELREGIYRGNGTPSS, encoded by the coding sequence GTGGCATCGGGGGCGCGACGACAGGACCGGGTCGCCGTGATCTCGGACGTGCACGGCAACGTCACGGCGCTCGAGGCCGTGCTGGCCGACATCGAGGCCCGGGGCATCACGCGGGTCCTCAACCTCGGCGACGTCGTCGGCAAGGGCCCACGCGGCTCGGAGGCCGTCAAGCTGAGCCGCGAGACCTGCGAGGTGACGGTCCGCGGCAACTGGGACACCTTCATCTCCCGGAATGCGGTGCAGCCGTTCGCGGGCGGCCAGTTCGCGCGTGACGAGCTGAGCGACGAGGACGTCCGCTGGCTGGCTGCGCTGCCCAACGCGCACGAGCTCGTCATGAGTGGCCAGCGGATCCGGCTCTTCCACGCCTCGCAGACGAGCGAGTTCGTCCGGGTCCGGGTGCGGCACACGCGCGAGGAGTTCCTCGGGATGTTCACGAACACCGACTTCACGGGCGACTTCCGGGCTGGCCCGTCGCCGGCCGGCACGACGCCGGACGTCGTCGGCTACGGCGACATCCACAGCACCTTCCTCGAAGCCGACGAGGGGCTGACCCTCTTCAACGCCGGAGCCGTCGGAAACCACCTCGACGCACCGACCGCGCCCTACGTGCTCCTCGAGGGGAAGCTCGGCTCCCTCGAGCCAGAGGGATTCTCGATCAGCTTCGTGAGGGTGCCGTACGACATCGAAGCGGAGATCGCGGTGGCTCGCGACGTCGGCATGCCGGACGTGGAGGCCTACGCCCTCGAGCTGCGCGAGGGCATCTACCGCGGGAACGGCACCCCGTCCTCCTGA